In the Gasterosteus aculeatus chromosome X, fGasAcu3.hap1.1, whole genome shotgun sequence genome, one interval contains:
- the LOC120809784 gene encoding C2 domain-containing protein 5 isoform X14 — protein sequence MPGKLKAKIVAGRHLPVMDRASDLTDAFVEVKFGNTTFKTDVCHKSLNPQWNSEWFKFEVDDEDLQDEPLQVTVLDHDTYSANDAIGKVYIDIDPLLCSEAASVISGWFPIYDTIHGIRGEINVLVKVELFNDLNRFRQSSCGVKFFCTASIPRCYRAVLVHGFVEELVVNEDPEYQWIDRIRTPRASNEARQRLISLMSGELQRKIGLKVLEMGGNAVVGYLQCFDLEGESGLVVRAIGTACTLDKLSSGSAPNTNTHMHPSTAPASNACNSPSKDGKEPVFGEDMTSTSGPPTPFRALPTTSSSLPPFSPSKPCSRQSSSSDTDLSLTPKTVEPVRRRLGIFLCPSSPTLSTDTLSLLGSGLVGCGNTSDPRATTLPPPSTVHSDSVLLRKSVSFTEDLLLAASGMGSGGSVGKEAGPLKTLLRQQTQTALEQREFPFFTLTSFPLGFLVHVGGVVSARSVKLLDRIHNPDEPETRDAWWEEIRQEIKSHAKALGCHAVVGYSESTSICEEVCILSASGTAAILNPRYMREGCLDIGITDHRFEEPSPPSCGFCHIPYDELNMPFPAQLTYCYLCRRQKVPDVLFTTINLPAEAAVTGKGCLIQARLCRLKKKAQGEVNATAISNLLPFMEYELHTQLMNKLKLRSMNALFGLHIQISVGENMLLGLASATGVYLTALPPPGGIQIAGKTPGDLSAEHHILTIQKRINDTIAKNKELYEINPPKLFALDPEVFCGINMELTEEVLGSPVPDSRQRSRLFRSHSESSDEVSELDLSHGKKDAFVLEIDDTDAVEDIHSLLTDAPTPTGFYSCNTEIMPGIYNWTSGVQMFTSVRVFRLSNANLTNQGLNKIFTDLCENLLKSFYFKLRSMIPCCLCQLNFTVAVPEEELIQVTVTAVAMTFDKDQNQEKTADKPPAKGGNETEEQLQFPLELCADPSSANCQPASKVSGVPECSNFSSRAASVDYGSFADRCSTWLELLRLKAHTIRRGSVKTISSLERSSPLPEGRSRSLRSNRLFGGISVTVVKMTPLSFLPGTRIIKYLGIINMFFIRETTSLREEGGVSGFLHTFIAEVFSMVRAHVAALGGNAVVSYSMKECMLMENPNKNQAQCLINVSGDAVICVRETDQEPTPSTASIGQTCTSATDEAT from the exons ATGCCTGGGAAACTGAAGGCCAAAATAGTGGCTGGTCGCCACTTGCCGGTGATGGACCGAGCCAGTGACCTCACGGATGCATTTGTGGAG GTCAAGTTTGGAAACACGACTTTCAAAACAGACGTGTGTCACAAGTCCCTCAACCCACAATGGAATTCAGAATGGTTCAAATTTGAG GTGGATGATGAGGACTTGCAGGACGAGCCATTGCAGGTCACAGTTTTGGACCATGACACGTACAGCGCTAACGACGCCATAGGGAAGGTTTATATTGACATTGACCCGCTGCTGTGCAGTGAGGCGGCCTCTGTCATCTCCGGCTGGTTTCCCATCTATGACACGATCCATG GGATCCGAGGGGAGATCAATGTCCTTGTCAAAGTGGAGCTTTTCAACGATTTGAACCGCTTCAGACAGTCGTCGTGCGGGGTCAAGTTCTTCTGCA CCGCATCCATTCCACGGTGCTACAGAGCAGTATTGGTGCACGGGTTTGTGGAGGAACTTGTTGTGAATGAAGATCCAGAGTACCAGTGGATCGACCGCATAAGAACTCCTCGGGCCTCCAATGAGGCCCGGCAGAGGCTCATCTCTCTTATGTCAG gggagctgcagagaaaaatCGGGCTAAAGGTACTGGAGATGGGCGGGAACGCAGTGGTGGGCTACTTGCAGTGTTTCGACCTGGAGGGAGAATCGGGTCTGGTGGTCAGGGCCATAGGCACGGCCTGCACGCTGGACAAACTCAGCTCTGGGAGTGCCcccaacaccaacacacacatgcacccgaGCACAGCCCCTGCTTCCAATGCCTGCAATTCCCCTTCCAAGGATGGAAAGGA GCCGGTTTTTGGTGAGGACATGACCTCGACCTCCGGCCCGCCAACCCCTTTCAGAGCCCttcccaccacctcctcctctcttccccccttctctccctccaagCCTTGCAGCCGCCAGTCCTCATCATCAGACACAGACCTCAGTTTGACGCCCAAGACGG TGGAGCCAGTGAGACGCAGGCTGGGGATCTTCCTCTGCCCCAGTTCCCCCACCCTctccacagacacactgtcCCTTCTTGGTTCTGGCTTAGTGGGCTGTGGTAACACCTCTGATCCCAGAGCCACCaccctgccccctccctccaccgtCCACTCAGACAGTGTCTTGCTGAGAAAGAGCGTGTCCTTCACGGAGGACCTGCTGCTGGCAGCCTCCG GAATGGGGAGTGGGGGCAGCGTCGGGAAGGAGGCGGGGCCTCTGAAGACCCTGCTCAGGCAGCAGACGCAGACGGCTCTCGAGCAGAGG GAGTTTCCCTTCTTCACCTTGACGTCTTTCCCACTTGGTTTTCTGGTTCATGTCGGCGGGGTGGTCAGTGCTCGCTCGGTCAAACTATTGGACCGTATACACAACCCCG ATGAGCCAGAGACTCGCGATGCCTGGTGGGAGGAGATCCGCCAGGAGATCAAATCTCACGCCAAAGCTCTTGGTTGCCATGCTGTTGTTGGGTACAGCGAGAGCACTAGCATCTG TGAGGAGGTGTGTATCCTGTCAGCATCTGGCACAGCAGCCATCCTCAACCCTCGGTACATGCGTGAAGGCTGCCTAGACATCGGAATTACCGACCACAG GTTTGAGGAGCCGTCTCCCCCGAGCTGTGGCTTCTGCCACATTCCGTATGATGAGCTCAACATGCCCTTTCCTGCCCAGCTCACCTACTGTTACCTCTGCAGGCGACAAAAG GTTCCCGATGTGCTCTTCACAACCATCAACCTACCAGCAGAAGCGGCTGTTACGGGGAAGGGCTGCCTCATCCAGGCCAG ACTGTGCCGTCTAAAGAAGAAGGCTCAGGGAGAAGTGAACGCGACAGCCATCTCCAACCTGCTGCCATTCATGGAGTACGAGCTGCACACTCAGCTGATGAACAAGCTGAAGCTGCGGAGCATGAACGCTTTGTTCGGGTTGCACATACAGATCAGCGTCGGAGAGAACATGCTTCTGGGTCTGGCT tctgcTACAGGCGTGTACCTGACAGCCCTGCCGCCACCGGGGGGCATCCAGATTGCAGGGAAGACTCCTGGTGACCTGAGCGCTGAGCACCACATCCTCACCATCCAGAAAAGGATCAATGACACCATAGCCAAGAACAAAGAGCTGTATGAAATAAACCCACCG AAATTATTTGCGCTGGACCCTGAGGTATTCTGCGGCATAAACATG gagctgacggaggaagTGCTCGGTTCTCCGGTTCCCGACTCGAGGCAGCGATCCAGACTTTTCCGCTCCCACTCGGAAAGCTCAGACGAAGTGTCAGAGTTGGACCTCTCGCACGGCAAGAAGGACGCCTTCGTCCTCGAG ATTGATGACACTGATGCTGTGGAGGACATCCACTCCCTCCTCACTGATGCCCCTACGCCCACAG GTTTCTACAGCTGCAACACCGAGATCATGCCTGGGATTTACAACTGGACTTCAGGAGTTCAG ATGTTTACATCTGTGAGGGTCTTTAGGTTGAGTAACGCCAATCTTACTAACCAAGGCTTGAACAAGATCTTCACTGACCTATGTGAGAATCTGCTGAAG AGTTTTTACTTCAAGTTACGCTCTATGATCCCCTGCTGTCTGTGTCAGCTCAACTTCACCGTAGCCGTGCCAGAGGAGGAACTCATACAG GTCACGGTGACAGCCGTTGCCATGACGTTTGACAAAGACCAGAATCAGGAGAAGACTGCAGACAAGCCACCCGCCAAAG GAGGCAACGAGACTGAAGAGCAACTGCAGTTTCCCTTGGAGTTATGTGCAGACCCATCGTCCGCCAACTGTCAGCCAGCATCCAAAGTCTCAG gtgtCCCAGAGTGTTCCAACTTCTCATCCAGAG CTGCCTCCGTTGATTACGGTTCCTTTGCAGACAGATGCAGCACCTGGCTAGAGCTGCTTAGGCTGAAAGCTCACACCATAAGACGTGGATCAGTTAAGACAA tctcctctttgGAGCGCTCCAGTCCGCTGCCAGAGGGCCGCTCGCGCTCGCTGCGGTCCAACCGCTTGTTTGGGGGGATTTCCGTCACCGTGGTGAAGATGACGCCGCTCTCGTTCCTACCCGGGACACGCATCATTAAATACCTCGGGATCATCAACATGTTTTTCATCAGAGAGACGACATCTTTACGAGAG gaagGGGGTGTCAGTGGCTTCCTCCATACGTTCATAGCAGAGGTGTTTTCGATGGTTCGAGCCCATGTAGCTGCCTTGGGGGGCAATGCAGTGGTGTCTTATAGTATGAAAGAGTGTATGTTAATGGAAAATCCAAACAAGAACCAG GCTCAGTGTCTCATTAATGTGAGCGGTGATGCCGTCATCTGTGTCAGGGAAACGGACCAGGAGCCCACTCCCTCAACAGCAAGTATCGGACAGACCTGCACTAGTGCCACAGACGAGGCTACATGA
- the LOC120809784 gene encoding C2 domain-containing protein 5 isoform X25, which translates to MPGKLKAKIVAGRHLPVMDRASDLTDAFVEVKFGNTTFKTDVCHKSLNPQWNSEWFKFEVDDEDLQDEPLQVTVLDHDTYSANDAIGKVYIDIDPLLCSEAASVISGWFPIYDTIHGIRGEINVLVKVELFNDLNRFRQSSCGVKFFCTASIPRCYRAVLVHGFVEELVVNEDPEYQWIDRIRTPRASNEARQRLISLMSGELQRKIGLKVLEMGGNAVVGYLQCFDLEGESGLVVRAIGTACTLDKLSSGSAPNTNTHMHPSTAPASNACNSPSKDGKEPVFGEDMTSTSGPPTPFRALPTTSSSLPPFSPSKPCSRQSSSSDTDLSLTPKTVEPVRRRLGIFLCPSSPTLSTDTLSLLGSGLVGCGNTSDPRATTLPPPSTVHSDSVLLRKSVSFTEDLLLAASGMGSGGSVGKEAGPLKTLLRQQTQTALEQRGATSSGLLLNAREFPFFTLTSFPLGFLVHVGGVVSARSVKLLDRIHNPDEPETRDAWWEEIRQEIKSHAKALGCHAVVGYSESTSICEEVCILSASGTAAILNPRYMREGCLDIGITDHRFEEPSPPSCGFCHIPYDELNMPFPAQLTYCYLCRRQKVPDVLFTTINLPAEAAVTGKGCLIQARLCRLKKKAQGEVNATAISNLLPFMEYELHTQLMNKLKLRSMNALFGLHIQISVGENMLLGLASATGVYLTALPPPGGIQIAGKTPGDLSAEHHILTIQKRINDTIAKNKELYEINPPELTEEVLGSPVPDSRQRSRLFRSHSESSDEVSELDLSHGKKDAFVLEIDDTDAVEDIHSLLTDAPTPTGFYSCNTEIMPGIYNWTSGVQMFTSVRVFRLSNANLTNQGLNKIFTDLCENLLKSFYFKLRSMIPCCLCQLNFTVAVPEEELIQVTVTAVAMTFDKDQNQEKTADKPPAKGGNETEEQLQFPLELCADPSSANCQPASKVSGVPECSNFSSRVSSLERSSPLPEGRSRSLRSNRLFGGISVTVVKMTPLSFLPGTRIIKYLGIINMFFIRETTSLREEGGVSGFLHTFIAEVFSMVRAHVAALGGNAVVSYSMKECMLMENPNKNQAQCLINVSGDAVICVRETDQEPTPSTASIGQTCTSATDEAT; encoded by the exons ATGCCTGGGAAACTGAAGGCCAAAATAGTGGCTGGTCGCCACTTGCCGGTGATGGACCGAGCCAGTGACCTCACGGATGCATTTGTGGAG GTCAAGTTTGGAAACACGACTTTCAAAACAGACGTGTGTCACAAGTCCCTCAACCCACAATGGAATTCAGAATGGTTCAAATTTGAG GTGGATGATGAGGACTTGCAGGACGAGCCATTGCAGGTCACAGTTTTGGACCATGACACGTACAGCGCTAACGACGCCATAGGGAAGGTTTATATTGACATTGACCCGCTGCTGTGCAGTGAGGCGGCCTCTGTCATCTCCGGCTGGTTTCCCATCTATGACACGATCCATG GGATCCGAGGGGAGATCAATGTCCTTGTCAAAGTGGAGCTTTTCAACGATTTGAACCGCTTCAGACAGTCGTCGTGCGGGGTCAAGTTCTTCTGCA CCGCATCCATTCCACGGTGCTACAGAGCAGTATTGGTGCACGGGTTTGTGGAGGAACTTGTTGTGAATGAAGATCCAGAGTACCAGTGGATCGACCGCATAAGAACTCCTCGGGCCTCCAATGAGGCCCGGCAGAGGCTCATCTCTCTTATGTCAG gggagctgcagagaaaaatCGGGCTAAAGGTACTGGAGATGGGCGGGAACGCAGTGGTGGGCTACTTGCAGTGTTTCGACCTGGAGGGAGAATCGGGTCTGGTGGTCAGGGCCATAGGCACGGCCTGCACGCTGGACAAACTCAGCTCTGGGAGTGCCcccaacaccaacacacacatgcacccgaGCACAGCCCCTGCTTCCAATGCCTGCAATTCCCCTTCCAAGGATGGAAAGGA GCCGGTTTTTGGTGAGGACATGACCTCGACCTCCGGCCCGCCAACCCCTTTCAGAGCCCttcccaccacctcctcctctcttccccccttctctccctccaagCCTTGCAGCCGCCAGTCCTCATCATCAGACACAGACCTCAGTTTGACGCCCAAGACGG TGGAGCCAGTGAGACGCAGGCTGGGGATCTTCCTCTGCCCCAGTTCCCCCACCCTctccacagacacactgtcCCTTCTTGGTTCTGGCTTAGTGGGCTGTGGTAACACCTCTGATCCCAGAGCCACCaccctgccccctccctccaccgtCCACTCAGACAGTGTCTTGCTGAGAAAGAGCGTGTCCTTCACGGAGGACCTGCTGCTGGCAGCCTCCG GAATGGGGAGTGGGGGCAGCGTCGGGAAGGAGGCGGGGCCTCTGAAGACCCTGCTCAGGCAGCAGACGCAGACGGCTCTCGAGCAGAGG GGAGCGACCTCCTCTGGGTTATTGTTAAACGCCAGG GAGTTTCCCTTCTTCACCTTGACGTCTTTCCCACTTGGTTTTCTGGTTCATGTCGGCGGGGTGGTCAGTGCTCGCTCGGTCAAACTATTGGACCGTATACACAACCCCG ATGAGCCAGAGACTCGCGATGCCTGGTGGGAGGAGATCCGCCAGGAGATCAAATCTCACGCCAAAGCTCTTGGTTGCCATGCTGTTGTTGGGTACAGCGAGAGCACTAGCATCTG TGAGGAGGTGTGTATCCTGTCAGCATCTGGCACAGCAGCCATCCTCAACCCTCGGTACATGCGTGAAGGCTGCCTAGACATCGGAATTACCGACCACAG GTTTGAGGAGCCGTCTCCCCCGAGCTGTGGCTTCTGCCACATTCCGTATGATGAGCTCAACATGCCCTTTCCTGCCCAGCTCACCTACTGTTACCTCTGCAGGCGACAAAAG GTTCCCGATGTGCTCTTCACAACCATCAACCTACCAGCAGAAGCGGCTGTTACGGGGAAGGGCTGCCTCATCCAGGCCAG ACTGTGCCGTCTAAAGAAGAAGGCTCAGGGAGAAGTGAACGCGACAGCCATCTCCAACCTGCTGCCATTCATGGAGTACGAGCTGCACACTCAGCTGATGAACAAGCTGAAGCTGCGGAGCATGAACGCTTTGTTCGGGTTGCACATACAGATCAGCGTCGGAGAGAACATGCTTCTGGGTCTGGCT tctgcTACAGGCGTGTACCTGACAGCCCTGCCGCCACCGGGGGGCATCCAGATTGCAGGGAAGACTCCTGGTGACCTGAGCGCTGAGCACCACATCCTCACCATCCAGAAAAGGATCAATGACACCATAGCCAAGAACAAAGAGCTGTATGAAATAAACCCACCG gagctgacggaggaagTGCTCGGTTCTCCGGTTCCCGACTCGAGGCAGCGATCCAGACTTTTCCGCTCCCACTCGGAAAGCTCAGACGAAGTGTCAGAGTTGGACCTCTCGCACGGCAAGAAGGACGCCTTCGTCCTCGAG ATTGATGACACTGATGCTGTGGAGGACATCCACTCCCTCCTCACTGATGCCCCTACGCCCACAG GTTTCTACAGCTGCAACACCGAGATCATGCCTGGGATTTACAACTGGACTTCAGGAGTTCAG ATGTTTACATCTGTGAGGGTCTTTAGGTTGAGTAACGCCAATCTTACTAACCAAGGCTTGAACAAGATCTTCACTGACCTATGTGAGAATCTGCTGAAG AGTTTTTACTTCAAGTTACGCTCTATGATCCCCTGCTGTCTGTGTCAGCTCAACTTCACCGTAGCCGTGCCAGAGGAGGAACTCATACAG GTCACGGTGACAGCCGTTGCCATGACGTTTGACAAAGACCAGAATCAGGAGAAGACTGCAGACAAGCCACCCGCCAAAG GAGGCAACGAGACTGAAGAGCAACTGCAGTTTCCCTTGGAGTTATGTGCAGACCCATCGTCCGCCAACTGTCAGCCAGCATCCAAAGTCTCAG gtgtCCCAGAGTGTTCCAACTTCTCATCCAGAG tctcctctttgGAGCGCTCCAGTCCGCTGCCAGAGGGCCGCTCGCGCTCGCTGCGGTCCAACCGCTTGTTTGGGGGGATTTCCGTCACCGTGGTGAAGATGACGCCGCTCTCGTTCCTACCCGGGACACGCATCATTAAATACCTCGGGATCATCAACATGTTTTTCATCAGAGAGACGACATCTTTACGAGAG gaagGGGGTGTCAGTGGCTTCCTCCATACGTTCATAGCAGAGGTGTTTTCGATGGTTCGAGCCCATGTAGCTGCCTTGGGGGGCAATGCAGTGGTGTCTTATAGTATGAAAGAGTGTATGTTAATGGAAAATCCAAACAAGAACCAG GCTCAGTGTCTCATTAATGTGAGCGGTGATGCCGTCATCTGTGTCAGGGAAACGGACCAGGAGCCCACTCCCTCAACAGCAAGTATCGGACAGACCTGCACTAGTGCCACAGACGAGGCTACATGA
- the LOC120809784 gene encoding C2 domain-containing protein 5 isoform X10, whose translation MPGKLKAKIVAGRHLPVMDRASDLTDAFVEVKFGNTTFKTDVCHKSLNPQWNSEWFKFEVDDEDLQDEPLQVTVLDHDTYSANDAIGKVYIDIDPLLCSEAASVISGWFPIYDTIHGIRGEINVLVKVELFNDLNRFRQSSCGVKFFCTASIPRCYRAVLVHGFVEELVVNEDPEYQWIDRIRTPRASNEARQRLISLMSGELQRKIGLKVLEMGGNAVVGYLQCFDLEGESGLVVRAIGTACTLDKLSSGSAPNTNTHMHPSTAPASNACNSPSKDGKEPVFGEDMTSTSGPPTPFRALPTTSSSLPPFSPSKPCSRQSSSSDTDLSLTPKTVEPVRRRLGIFLCPSSPTLSTDTLSLLGSGLVGCGNTSDPRATTLPPPSTVHSDSVLLRKSVSFTEDLLLAASGMGSGGSVGKEAGPLKTLLRQQTQTALEQRGATSSGLLLNAREFPFFTLTSFPLGFLVHVGGVVSARSVKLLDRIHNPDEPETRDAWWEEIRQEIKSHAKALGCHAVVGYSESTSICEEVCILSASGTAAILNPRYMREGCLDIGITDHRFEEPSPPSCGFCHIPYDELNMPFPAQLTYCYLCRRQKVPDVLFTTINLPAEAAVTGKGCLIQARLCRLKKKAQGEVNATAISNLLPFMEYELHTQLMNKLKLRSMNALFGLHIQISVGENMLLGLASATGVYLTALPPPGGIQIAGKTPGDLSAEHHILTIQKRINDTIAKNKELYEINPPKLFALDPEVFCGINMELTEEVLGSPVPDSRQRSRLFRSHSESSDEVSELDLSHGKKDAFVLEIDDTDAVEDIHSLLTDAPTPTGFYSCNTEIMPGIYNWTSGVQMFTSVRVFRLSNANLTNQGLNKIFTDLCENLLKSFYFKLRSMIPCCLCQLNFTVAVPEEELIQVTVTAVAMTFDKDQNQEKTADKPPAKGGNETEEQLQFPLELCADPSSANCQPASKVSGVPECSNFSSRDRCSTWLELLRLKAHTIRRGSVKTSRRTRSLAHSVSSLERSSPLPEGRSRSLRSNRLFGGISVTVVKMTPLSFLPGTRIIKYLGIINMFFIRETTSLREEGGVSGFLHTFIAEVFSMVRAHVAALGGNAVVSYSMKECMLMENPNKNQAQCLINVSGDAVICVRETDQEPTPSTASIGQTCTSATDEAT comes from the exons ATGCCTGGGAAACTGAAGGCCAAAATAGTGGCTGGTCGCCACTTGCCGGTGATGGACCGAGCCAGTGACCTCACGGATGCATTTGTGGAG GTCAAGTTTGGAAACACGACTTTCAAAACAGACGTGTGTCACAAGTCCCTCAACCCACAATGGAATTCAGAATGGTTCAAATTTGAG GTGGATGATGAGGACTTGCAGGACGAGCCATTGCAGGTCACAGTTTTGGACCATGACACGTACAGCGCTAACGACGCCATAGGGAAGGTTTATATTGACATTGACCCGCTGCTGTGCAGTGAGGCGGCCTCTGTCATCTCCGGCTGGTTTCCCATCTATGACACGATCCATG GGATCCGAGGGGAGATCAATGTCCTTGTCAAAGTGGAGCTTTTCAACGATTTGAACCGCTTCAGACAGTCGTCGTGCGGGGTCAAGTTCTTCTGCA CCGCATCCATTCCACGGTGCTACAGAGCAGTATTGGTGCACGGGTTTGTGGAGGAACTTGTTGTGAATGAAGATCCAGAGTACCAGTGGATCGACCGCATAAGAACTCCTCGGGCCTCCAATGAGGCCCGGCAGAGGCTCATCTCTCTTATGTCAG gggagctgcagagaaaaatCGGGCTAAAGGTACTGGAGATGGGCGGGAACGCAGTGGTGGGCTACTTGCAGTGTTTCGACCTGGAGGGAGAATCGGGTCTGGTGGTCAGGGCCATAGGCACGGCCTGCACGCTGGACAAACTCAGCTCTGGGAGTGCCcccaacaccaacacacacatgcacccgaGCACAGCCCCTGCTTCCAATGCCTGCAATTCCCCTTCCAAGGATGGAAAGGA GCCGGTTTTTGGTGAGGACATGACCTCGACCTCCGGCCCGCCAACCCCTTTCAGAGCCCttcccaccacctcctcctctcttccccccttctctccctccaagCCTTGCAGCCGCCAGTCCTCATCATCAGACACAGACCTCAGTTTGACGCCCAAGACGG TGGAGCCAGTGAGACGCAGGCTGGGGATCTTCCTCTGCCCCAGTTCCCCCACCCTctccacagacacactgtcCCTTCTTGGTTCTGGCTTAGTGGGCTGTGGTAACACCTCTGATCCCAGAGCCACCaccctgccccctccctccaccgtCCACTCAGACAGTGTCTTGCTGAGAAAGAGCGTGTCCTTCACGGAGGACCTGCTGCTGGCAGCCTCCG GAATGGGGAGTGGGGGCAGCGTCGGGAAGGAGGCGGGGCCTCTGAAGACCCTGCTCAGGCAGCAGACGCAGACGGCTCTCGAGCAGAGG GGAGCGACCTCCTCTGGGTTATTGTTAAACGCCAGG GAGTTTCCCTTCTTCACCTTGACGTCTTTCCCACTTGGTTTTCTGGTTCATGTCGGCGGGGTGGTCAGTGCTCGCTCGGTCAAACTATTGGACCGTATACACAACCCCG ATGAGCCAGAGACTCGCGATGCCTGGTGGGAGGAGATCCGCCAGGAGATCAAATCTCACGCCAAAGCTCTTGGTTGCCATGCTGTTGTTGGGTACAGCGAGAGCACTAGCATCTG TGAGGAGGTGTGTATCCTGTCAGCATCTGGCACAGCAGCCATCCTCAACCCTCGGTACATGCGTGAAGGCTGCCTAGACATCGGAATTACCGACCACAG GTTTGAGGAGCCGTCTCCCCCGAGCTGTGGCTTCTGCCACATTCCGTATGATGAGCTCAACATGCCCTTTCCTGCCCAGCTCACCTACTGTTACCTCTGCAGGCGACAAAAG GTTCCCGATGTGCTCTTCACAACCATCAACCTACCAGCAGAAGCGGCTGTTACGGGGAAGGGCTGCCTCATCCAGGCCAG ACTGTGCCGTCTAAAGAAGAAGGCTCAGGGAGAAGTGAACGCGACAGCCATCTCCAACCTGCTGCCATTCATGGAGTACGAGCTGCACACTCAGCTGATGAACAAGCTGAAGCTGCGGAGCATGAACGCTTTGTTCGGGTTGCACATACAGATCAGCGTCGGAGAGAACATGCTTCTGGGTCTGGCT tctgcTACAGGCGTGTACCTGACAGCCCTGCCGCCACCGGGGGGCATCCAGATTGCAGGGAAGACTCCTGGTGACCTGAGCGCTGAGCACCACATCCTCACCATCCAGAAAAGGATCAATGACACCATAGCCAAGAACAAAGAGCTGTATGAAATAAACCCACCG AAATTATTTGCGCTGGACCCTGAGGTATTCTGCGGCATAAACATG gagctgacggaggaagTGCTCGGTTCTCCGGTTCCCGACTCGAGGCAGCGATCCAGACTTTTCCGCTCCCACTCGGAAAGCTCAGACGAAGTGTCAGAGTTGGACCTCTCGCACGGCAAGAAGGACGCCTTCGTCCTCGAG ATTGATGACACTGATGCTGTGGAGGACATCCACTCCCTCCTCACTGATGCCCCTACGCCCACAG GTTTCTACAGCTGCAACACCGAGATCATGCCTGGGATTTACAACTGGACTTCAGGAGTTCAG ATGTTTACATCTGTGAGGGTCTTTAGGTTGAGTAACGCCAATCTTACTAACCAAGGCTTGAACAAGATCTTCACTGACCTATGTGAGAATCTGCTGAAG AGTTTTTACTTCAAGTTACGCTCTATGATCCCCTGCTGTCTGTGTCAGCTCAACTTCACCGTAGCCGTGCCAGAGGAGGAACTCATACAG GTCACGGTGACAGCCGTTGCCATGACGTTTGACAAAGACCAGAATCAGGAGAAGACTGCAGACAAGCCACCCGCCAAAG GAGGCAACGAGACTGAAGAGCAACTGCAGTTTCCCTTGGAGTTATGTGCAGACCCATCGTCCGCCAACTGTCAGCCAGCATCCAAAGTCTCAG gtgtCCCAGAGTGTTCCAACTTCTCATCCAGAG ACAGATGCAGCACCTGGCTAGAGCTGCTTAGGCTGAAAGCTCACACCATAAGACGTGGATCAGTTAAGACAAGTAGGAGGACACGGTCTCTAGCACACTCTG tctcctctttgGAGCGCTCCAGTCCGCTGCCAGAGGGCCGCTCGCGCTCGCTGCGGTCCAACCGCTTGTTTGGGGGGATTTCCGTCACCGTGGTGAAGATGACGCCGCTCTCGTTCCTACCCGGGACACGCATCATTAAATACCTCGGGATCATCAACATGTTTTTCATCAGAGAGACGACATCTTTACGAGAG gaagGGGGTGTCAGTGGCTTCCTCCATACGTTCATAGCAGAGGTGTTTTCGATGGTTCGAGCCCATGTAGCTGCCTTGGGGGGCAATGCAGTGGTGTCTTATAGTATGAAAGAGTGTATGTTAATGGAAAATCCAAACAAGAACCAG GCTCAGTGTCTCATTAATGTGAGCGGTGATGCCGTCATCTGTGTCAGGGAAACGGACCAGGAGCCCACTCCCTCAACAGCAAGTATCGGACAGACCTGCACTAGTGCCACAGACGAGGCTACATGA